In Kazachstania africana CBS 2517 chromosome 11, complete genome, the DNA window gaagaaaaagaagaagaagaagaagaagaataacGTCAAGAACATCGTGAATTTCTATCCTGATGAAGTTTATCCGGAGGGTCAATGGATGGATTATCATCAGGACTTCAATCTTGCACGTACGACAGATGAGGAGAAACGTTATTTACAGAGAGATGTGGAAAACCAAAGTCATTGGAATGAAGTGAGAAAAGGTGCTGAAATTCATCGCAGAGTCAGAAaacatattcaaaataagaTAAATCCGGGAATGACATTGACTGAAATTGCTGACATGATTGAAAATGCGACCAGAAAATTTACTGGTTCTGAAGATTTAAGAGCAATGGAGAATCCAAAGAGCCAAGGTATCGGTTTCCCCACTGGGTTATCGTTAAACCATATTGCCGCTCATTTTACCCCAAATGCAGGCGATAAGACTGTTCTAAAATATGAAGATGTTATGAAAGTTGATTTTGGTGTACAAATCAATGGTAATATCATTGATTCTGCATTTACCGTTTCATTCGACCCACAATATGATAATCTTTTGACCGCTGTTCGCGAAGCCACAAATACTGGTATTAAAGAAGCTGGTATTGATGTAAGATTGACTGATATAGGTGAAGCCATTCAAGAAGTGATGGAGTCCTATGAAGTGGAGATAAACGGTGAAACATATCAAGTGAAACCGTGTAGAAATCTTTGCGGTCACAATATTGGTCCCTACACTATTCATAACGGTAAATCCGTTCCAATTGTGAAAAATGGTGACACTACGAAGATGGAAGAAGGCGAACATTTTGCCATTGAAACTTTCGGATCCACCGGTAGGGGTTACGTTGTCCAAGACGGTGAATGTTCCCACTATGGGAGAACCCCCGGTCATTTCCCAACACCAACCTTGAACAGTGCCAAGAAACTGTTGAAAACCATTGACGATACCTTCGGCACTATTCCATTCTGTCGTCGTTACTTGGACAGACTAGGCGAAGAAAAGTACCTGTTTGCACTAAATAACTTGGTCAAACAAGGCATCGTCCAAGAGTACCCACCTTTAGTCGACATTCACGGCTCTTACACCGCACAATTTGAGCACACCATATTACTCCACCCACATAAGAAGGAAGTCGTTTCCAAGGGTGAAGACTACTAGAGAACCATTTGATGCTATATTGAAcgttatatataaatatatagaaaGTCCTCCAATGCCATGCattctctctctctctctctctctatGCACGTGACTACTCTTGGCCGACGTATAGTATGATCATATCTTGACTCCGTcgttgaagaagataatgaGAAGTACAGCGTTTAGGGAGAATTGAATAGTTTTCATTaagctttgaaaattaaaaattcgGCAATTATATGAGGCATAGTTATATAAACAAACGAAactaaaaattttcaattgtcTTGGCAAGATTGATAGAAACGTTTAGAAATTATCAGGGACGATGTCATTAGTTGAAATAAAGCCAGATGTGCTGGAATACAAGCGTATGTTTtggagaaaaaaaaatttagttGAGAAAGTGCGGTTGTGGAGCTCATAGTGACATCTGTTGCTCacatattttctttctattgttattattatgattTACGTTTTTACTAACAAGTTTACCTTCATGTTCGTATAGCACCATTTACTGAACAATCTACTGAATATGCTACAATTACTAATAATTCCGAGCAAACTATTGCATTTAAAGTGAAGACTACAGCTCCAAAATTCTATTGTGTTAGACCTAATGCTGCTGTCGTTCAGCCAGGTGAGACTGTACAAGTACAAGTCATCTTCCTTGGTCTACCTGAAGAACCGGCTGCTGATTTTAATTGTCGTGACAAATTCTTGGTAATAACATTGCCTGCACCACACGATTTGGGTGAAAAGACCGTTGCTGAAGCATGGTCAGAATTAGAAGGTGAGTTTAGTAAACAGGCTATTTCCAAAAAGATCAAggtcaaatatttgatcGATTATAAACCTGAAGAAGCAGGTGAAATACAAcgagaagaagaagaagagcaaCAAGAAGAGAGTACTGTCAAAccaattgaaaaggaagataTAGAGAAACCAGTTGAAGAACCAAAGGAAGACGTTGTTAAACCACTAGAAAAGGATGCTACCGGAccaaaggaaaatgaaaatggctccataaatatatttggTATTTCTATTATTGTCATATTAGCACTTTTCCTTCGTTGGTATTTCTATTAAgaagacaaaaaaaacaaaaaggAACTAGCTATTCTGTATTAtctctttttatatatttaggATGAACACTACTATTAACTATTAATACTATCACAATCATCTTAGCTACTGACTATATAGTGCCCGGCAAAAAGGATAAAATGTtataatgaattcaattaatttattttgttaaagaaaaaaataatgaggtagactatatataaatgtaCATATTTAAGCTTCTAAAGCTAAACGGCCCTTTGGGTTGGTGACCTTGACACCTAAAGCCTTAGCTCTGGCTAAAATACCGACTCTGTTCTTGGCGGAGACGTTGTGAGCGATTTCAGCAGCGTAAGATTTAGTGTGCATCATTAAAGTTTCTAAGTCTTTGATGTTAGCAACGACGAAAACCTTGTGACCGGAAGGAGTTAAGAACTTTGTCTTCTTGTTAGAACCGTAACCAATAGTTGGTTCAGCAATGTTGCCTctgaatcttcttctaacGACGGAGTCAATACCCTTTTGCTTTCTCCAGTTTTCAGCGACTCTGTGGTAACGGTCAGAGTGATGACGCTTAAACTTCTTGGAGTGTTTCTTGACAATTTTTGGGTGTGGTAAAGAAGAAGCCATCTAAATTGGAAATGTTAGTCATAAGATATTTCTATAACGAGAGAGAAGCAGATCTTATAGATATTAACACTCATTTTGCAGTttgaaaatggaagaaaaaatttatgcACGATATTTCAACGAGGCTATTCGTTATAGTGCGGGACTCAACTATAAAGCTATCCTCTTTTCTCTAATATGAAGACTATTGGGGGGGATACATACTTTTTAACTCACTATCTATTATCGGTTGTATTATCTCAATATATGGAAAAGTAGATGAACAGTACCAAGAGATCTTCTATAGCTTCGTCAcataatattcaataatttttcaattttgaaaagagcTTTGTTTGTCACTATTGACGTAAATTCCTCTTCATTTCATTCAAGAGACGCAAAGTCACTTCAGGATGGCATACAATCAGAGCAAGTATCTAatcatattatatattgtCTCCCGCAACTTGTAACCCCCCCCCCCTTCCCATATGGAGAATACAGTACGTCATATCAGAGATATTATATATGTGATGTACGGATGTTAATTCCCTCTCAACACTACCCGCCcgttatttattttttattttttttggtttctCGCGGATTCGCGTCGTCAGATCAACGGAGACCAAAATTCTAAGAGCCTGCGCAGCAAGTGAAGCAAATCACATAGACtaataattatataaaagGTCCTCCATTTGAAAGAGACAAGTGAAGATTAAAAACTAGAACAGGAATGGTTTATTTAGCCGCCCAGGTCACATAAATCATCTAAATTCACTTGTATTTAAGGTAGCGTTAGTTAATGATGTGTCGTTGTTATAACAATAGTAGTGATGAGattactactactactactacaCGCCTCGATCTTTACCCGGGAATGGTTAACCCGGTATATAAGATACATGGTTTAGAGCCCGATGAATATAACAAGACACTTGCTAAGCaggaaattgaaaagagaagacTTGATTGTGATAAAAACGACACAGCACTCCAGTACAAGAGGAGAAGATTCTGGTGAGCTTGAATGCGGAAAGTCCTGCTGTCACGTTTAAAAAAACATCCAtatttacatatataaatggaaaaaaagataaattttacATACAGATATATATTCTTAATGATAGGGAAGAAACaactcaattttttataacAGGGAAAAATGAGATTTTTACCTTCTTAAATAATCTCTTAAATAATTAcctaatttttcagcacCTTGTTCAACAACATCCTTCAAGATCTGTAATTCGTCATCGGCACTCGAATTGAAATCATAGTATGTAGAATGGCTTCCATTGCGTTGTGGGTattgattttcattttgttctccttcttcttctcccTCGTCCTTACCAAAATAGCTTGACGAAGAAATAGATGTTgcattattgaaagttttcaatttttctttggctTCTGAtgattcattttcattgaagcTGCCTCTACCGAAAAATTGATCGGATGAAATTGCCTTTTGCTCACCATATTTGGCAGCAACGTTACCAGTGTATTTAGGGCCTTGTGCAGCTCTAATAGACTCCTTATGCTCCTTAGCTAAGTCGTTTGCATTATTCATAGTCATACCAAATCCTAATTTTGCTAACTTTGGTTGCACCTCTTCTACGGTTGGCGCATGGTAAGTCTCTTGGAATGattcctcttcatcttcttcatcttcaatgtCATCTAcattgtcattattttcatcagcAAAGGAACTCATCTTATAAGTATTTGTTGCAGTATTATTTGATAGAGTGAAACTCTTCGTTTGACGTTCtcctttctcttcttcagcttctttctcaaattgatcaaataaGTCTTCTGCATTCTGCttatcaacttttttaGCTGATAATTTAGTTGGCTTTCTTGACGAGGATAAAATAGAATGTTTCTTTGTAGAATTACCCAAAATGGATGACGATTTCTTTCGTGATGACGATAATatagatgaagatgaattatttttagtAGATCTTTTTAAGTTGGATCCATTACCTGTATTTGATGGcgttaaattttttggcgtatttgaatttgatacaGTAGgatttgtaaaatttgaaaaaaagtcaTCTACGCTATTATTAGCCGATGGGGTAcctgatgatgaattagtATCTTGAATTTCATCAAGATCATTTAATACTAATTCACTTGGGTACAATTCCATATCTTTAGAAACTTTCTTCTCTAAATGTTCTCTGTAACGTTTAGCAACATTACTAGTATATTTCACCTGAGCATTAACATTTGAAGTGTTTAGAAATTGTTTACCattattcttcaaaaaaaattctttggCTTTATTATTACCACCATGTTTGAACCTTctcaaattattgattgtCCATTTATCCAGAGTAGATGATTTGACGAACGTAATATGGACACCCAAATTTCTATGAACAGCAGAACACTGAATACAAAGCAAAACACCGAATGGAACAGACGTCCAAGTTGGATTCTTATTACCACAATCAAAACAAACCTTATTTTCTAACTTACTGGATAATTTAGCGAAAACTTGCTTTCTAAGTTCGTCAGACACGAACACTTCACCATCTTCAGCACTCATTGTCCCTCTATCTTCGATATATAAATCACTCTCTCAACAGGTTTCCTATTACAAGTTGTCAATGACATATGATATAgctgtttttttcttcccgttcttttcattcttgCTGTCTTTACGATCTTCCGTTACCCGGAATGGTGGTTTCTTATACTCAAGATGgattttcatattttggTGGAAGCCCCATTGAAGTCAAGACTCATCTCAAACACACATATACATTATATTGTGATATAGAGCAACCACTTCGTTTCTCTAAATATTTACGAGCTTTCTGtatctgttttttttttcacataGTGGGCTCGAAACATCAGAGTGCTGATTATAATAGGACTTTTGCGATTCGCTTTAGAGGAATTGCATCAAGAATAAATTACTAAtaagaaaggaaaaacaTTATAcatattccattttttcaagcAGATATCTTTATCGAGAGGCGTTCTCACTATCATCTAACCACTCATCTTTACACACACCATGAATGCTTTAAAATTGCTGTCTTCAAATGCACTAAGATCTGCAACGCCCTCAGCCAGAATTCTGTTGGCAAGGTCAAGTGTGCTGTTACCTTTAGTACTACGCTCGTCTCATTCCTTAAAACATAGGACCCAGAATAGTAGAATACTCCACTATCAGAGGTACTATTCCACTAAGTCTAAGGAACCTAAATCATCTGACAAATCCAATAGGAAAGATGCAACGATAAATAATGAACTACTAGCGACAAAGGAACAAGAAGCAAACCAAAGTATCACAAATCCTGCTGCTCAAGCAGTTTTCTACAAGCTTTTGTTAGAGGCAAATTACCCACAATATGTCGTTTCCAGATTTGAAACACCCGGTATTGCGTCATCGCCAGAATGTGTGGAATTGTACATGGACGCTTTACAAAGAGTGGGTAGACATGCAGAGGCAGATGCTGTCAGACAGAATTTGCTCACAGCTAGCTCTGCAGGTGCAATTAatccaaattcaaatagtAACAATATCGACGCATCTAAGCTTTTACAAAGTAATAAGTTTTCGTCCCTGTATTCGCCGTTTATGGGTTCCAAGAAAGAGCCAGTCCATGTTATTGTTTCTGAATCCACATTTACCGTAGTATCTAGGTGGATTAAATGGTTGGCAGTACTTGGTTTGTTGACTTATGGTGCTTCCGAGATGTTCAAATATCTCACAGAAAATACGTCCATCTTAAAGAATTCAGAAATTGCCGACAAATCGATTGATGTGAGCAAGACCGATgttaaatttgatgatgtCAAAGGTTGTGATGAAGCTCGCgctgaattagaagaaattgtagATTTCCTCAAGGACCCAACCAAATACGAATCCTTGGGCGGTAAATTACCAAAAGGTGTTCTTCTTACAGGACCACCAGGTACTGGTAAGACATTATTGGCTAGAGCTACTGCAGGTGAAGCAGGCgttgatttctttttcatgTCAGGTTCGGAATTTGACGAAGTTTACGTCGGTGTTGGTGCGAAGAGAATACGTGAATTGTTTCAACAAGCTAGAAATCGTTCGCCTGCAATCATATTCATCGATGAATTAGATGCAATTGGTGGTAAGCGTAATCCAAAGGATCAAGCCTACGCTAAGCAAACTTTAAATCAACTATTAGTTGAATTAGACGGGTTTTCCCAATCAAGTGGTATTATAATTATTGGCGCCACTAATTTCCCTGAGTCTTTGGATAAAGCATTGACGAGACCTGGTAGATTCGATAAAGTGGTAAATGTCGATTTACCTGATGTCAGAGGTCGTGCTGATATCTTAAAACATCACATGCAAAAGATCACATTGGCACCTGATGTTGATCCTACTATAATTGCCCGTGGTACACCGGGATTATCAGGCGCtgaattatcaaatctaGTTAATCAAGCCGCTGTCTATGCGTGTCAGAAAAATGCAATTGCAGTTGATATGTCCCACTTTGAATGGGCAAAGGATAAGACTTTAATGGGTGCAGAAAAAAAGACTTTGGTATTGACCGATACTGCAAGAAAGGCTACTGCATATCATGAGGCTGGTCATGCAATTATGGCACTATATACAAATGGCGCAACACCTCTATACAAAGCAACGATTTTGCCAAGAGGAAGAGCGTTAGGTATAACTTTTCAATTACCTGAAATGGATAAAGTTGACGTTACCAAGAGGGAGTGTCAAGCAAGATTAGATGTCTGTATGGGTGGTAAGATTGcagaagaaataatttatGGTAAAGATAATACTACTAGCGGTTGTGGGTCAGATTTACAAAATGCAACCAATACAGCGAGAGCTATGGTTACACAGTATGGTATGAGTGATGAAATAGGGCCagtaaatttgaatgaaaattggGATAGTTGGTCAAATACAATCAAGAATATAGCTGACAATGAAGTTGTTAGATTTTTAAAGGATTCTGAAGAAAGAACTAGAAGATTATTGGCGAAGAAAAATGTGGAGTTACATAGATTGGCGAAAGGCCTGATTGAATACGAAACTCTGGATGCAaaggaaattgaaaaaatatgtaaAGGCGAGTCCataaacaaattgaaagcAACTAGTAACAAGATAGTCGAAAGTTCTGATAACGATGAACGTAAAGATTTAGGAGGgaaaaaaccaaaaattCCAACTTTGATTAAAGCATGAGATAATTTCCCTTCTGCACTTTGTAAATATATGAAAAGATCATACAGATTCATTTATACAGtaataaattattgttATATACGAAATTAACTAATCCGTCTTTAATCGTTTTTCCGGTGGCTCTGCTGTACTCTCTTGTCCTTCTCTCTTCtttctatatttatttattagtACCATTGGATGCTGGACATAGTAATTCTTGGCAGCGATTACCTTAGCATCTTGTGTAGGTACCACATCAGGGCTGAGTATCATTTCTTTGCAGCTGTTTATTATCGCAAGCAGTTTATCTAACTGAATGTTATGACTATTTTCATCACCGgtaaatttaatttctaGGTATTTTGTAATCAGttgttcatcttcaatCAGGAGGATTGCCAATGTAATTTGTGGTGGAGTGAAATGATAGATAATGTCCGTCAATAGAGATTCTGTAATTCTCTTACGACAAGCATCGTAAATTCGGCCCATATGATTCAAGTCCACTTTATCATGCAAAACGTTTTgaatatcaagaaaaaaccCATGTAGAGGTTTATAAGGATGATGTAATAACAAAGAGAATTTTAAACTTTCTAACAATGTGAATTcgtatttcaaaattgctTCTCGACTAGATTTAGCTTTTCTAGCAAAGGAATCTACACTGATGAAGTAATTTTCTGATTTGCACGCTAGAAAAATTGTTGTATGAACTAATTCCTTTGGATCAAATTCCATAACAgagttttcaataaaaaatttcttgaaaaacACAATAGCTGTAGCTGTTACTTCGGTAGGTAGATTTAAATGCTGTGAAATGACTTTGACTTTTTGCGTATAGAAGTTAACAAGCTTCAATTCCTCCTCCATTGTCAACGGTATAGCTTTTGTACTTGTAAtatttaattcatcattagTTAAAGTTTGAGAGCctataaattttttcatatcCTCTTCTATTTTCTGGGTAGCTCTTGAATTCGTCTCCAATCTTTTCTGTTTCAGATTATCCTTTGTGAAGGACCAGAATCTATACTGGGAAGAATGTCTGTATAAGTCATCATCTGAGATTACTTTATAATTTGGTGGTTTATCAGGAACCACCGGATCAGGCGTTGCTGTGGTAGAGTTATTGGCAGTTGAAACAGGTGTAGATTCCGACATTTAACTGGTTAATATAGTCAAAGAAGGTTTTTTAGAGGATCTGTAGTTTCTTGTTTGATACTTTATTCTATACTAGATGGTATCAGATTTTTCctgatatatatattataagCACGCTTGAAAAGTAACCGTTACCCGGTTGTACATCATCTGGCTTTGAAACAACTTTAAGATCCCTCAGAGCCTCATTTATTGACAGTTTCATTGCTTTCCACTCCTTTGTATCGTTTCACGGCTGTTGCGATGGCACTTCTGCATTTCCTGGTGAAGGGTGATGATGGAAACTAGTGTCTTCTAAAACAAAACATCTTGAGTAAAAAAGATGCGGTTAAAACGAAAAAGAGCAGGAGAAACAGCATCACAATCTGTAAATATCGCTTGTAGCCAAAATGCACCGCACgttcaatatatttctaGTATTTGACCTGACAGTTTCGCCGTATTATATACAGTCAAGTTTCTCTATATTAAAGTTTCTCATGATTTCGGAGTTCTAAACTATGCGAATACGCAATTCCCATTGAGATGGGATTGGGAAAAAAATGACGTGGGAAGCATATCAGCATATTCGAGAAACGCTCTCCACTTACAGTTAAGTTATAATCTAGTGTTTCACATCacaattcaagaagaatCCTAGCTTAGTGATTCATAACACAACGGGACGTTTAGGAACTCTACCATTGCCAAGTTAACTCATACGCGGAGAtaatttgttcttttaaATCCCTTCCCTGATActctttccatttctttacCTGTACATTCATTTATACAAGACAGATACCTAACAGTCTCTGTTAtacttcttcatttttactTCTTCTGTTTGACCTCCACTACTGACAGACGTTCAAGTGGACTCATATACGGATTAAGGGCTTTTTCACATCAGAAACCCACTATATTGACCACTTTATTTCGTGAAACGCTTCATTGCTCCGACTACCAAGGCTAGTCATCATCATCCACCAGGGCACATCGATCAACTCGGCTGCCATCATCGACACGTTTTACTGTCACAAAATTTAAAGGACTTTTCCCTACAAAAAAACGTCATCTTTCCTTATATTACACTTTTATCGCCTATTGGCTGAAGAGGAAACGACACTGACAGAAAGTGGGAGCACAAgacattattgaaaacaatATAGAGTGgcatttcaaattatcttttatttcatttggCTAAATTATATCCACTTGCATAATGATTAATTTAAAGGACTGGATTTATTTTAAATCCAGCTATACGATATTAAAGAATACGGGAACTCCAACTGCTGAAGAACTTGATGGaagagaaaagagaaagaagtATCTCTTTGTTACACTAGCCTTCACCATATTTATTATGCTATTCACAGCTCTAATTGTTGTTATTTGTACAACTTTTCAACTAGTCAAGGCGTCCTCCTTTTTCCCAAGTAAATCTTCATCTACTACAAACTTTAGTTCAACCAGTGATGTGGCTCCCGAAGCAACCATTATTCCATTCACCAATGGACATGACTTGGACTACAATTCTGAAACAAGAAGAGCCTCTAAGAAGCTTTATGAACTATTAACGGATTTTGATACCAGTTACTATGACGACGAAAATATGATACTAGGAACAATAAAATTGACCAAGAACGTTTATTCAAGGCAACCTTATGTTGCAAACGGTTACATTGGTTCGAGAATACCAAATACAGGGTTCGGATTTGCCTACGATGAacttaatttcttctcaGATGCCCCCGGTGCTTTAAATAATGGCTGGCCATTAAGAAATCAACGGTATGCAGGTGCTTTTGTCTCTGATTTCTATTCTTTGCaggaaaaattaaactCAACGAATTTTCCTGAAATCGATAACATCGGTTATAGTACagttctttcttcaataccTCAATGGACTGATTTACAATTTAGTCTTTATAATGATACGATATGGTTTAATCCACTCGAGATTGAACTAGATGATATAACAAATTACAGTCAAAATTTATCGATGAAAGATGGTATCGTCACTACAGAAATGGATTGGTTAAATAATATGATACATGTTAAGAGCGAAATTTGGGCGCACAGAAATATTCATCCTTTAGGAATGGTAACTTTGGAACTTTCCTTAAACGTAGACAATCTTCCTGAGGGATTTGGACAAGTCGATATAAACGTCTAcgatattttgaattttacaACTTCACAAAGAACCTACTTGAAGGATTTGGGttacaatgaaaataccGACAATGGTAATGGTATTTACATGATTATTGAACCAGATAATGTCCCTTATTCTAATGCAGCTCTATTTTCAACTTGCTCTTTACATTCTAATtttactaataataattttaaatttaattttacttcaaaagaagaaggttaCGTTTCCCAAGTAAGCCAGAATCATTTATCAAGAGATAACCCAAAACTGGTCATTCACAAATATGTTGGCATCATATCTACTGAATACAATACTAACTCcgaaaatattacaaatattgatttaGCGACTAAAACTGCCACAAATAGTAAAGGCAATTAcgaattattgaaatcttcaCATAAGCGAGCTTGGTATGCCCTATATAATGATGCGTTCATTGAAATCCCTTCTGATGCACTGTTGGAAATGACAGCAAGATCGTCTTTGTACCAATTACTTGCCAATACAAGAGCCTATAACGTTTCCAGTGATAGAGGCTTGCCAATAGCTGTCAGTGGTTTATCTTCAGATTCATATGGAGGTATGGTCTTCTGGGACGCTGATCTATGGATTGAGCCTGCAATTTTACCGTTTTTCCCTCAGATAGCTTTGAATATGAATAATTATAGAAATTCAACGCACGCTCAGGCCAAATTGAACGCTGAACAGTATGGTTTTCCTGGCGCCGTTTATCCGTGGACTTCAGGTAGATATGCTAACTGTACGTCAACTGGTCCGTGCATTGACTACGAATATCATATCAATGTTGATATTGCATTGGCAACATTCTCAATCTATCTAAATGGTGGTGATGGGATTGATGACACTTATCTCAGATATACAACATGGCCTATTGTAAGGGATGctgcaattttttttagtgTCTAT includes these proteins:
- the ATH1 gene encoding alpha,alpha-trehalase ATH1 (similar to Saccharomyces cerevisiae ATH1 (YPR026W); ancestral locus Anc_7.433) yields the protein MINLKDWIYFKSSYTILKNTGTPTAEELDGREKRKKYLFVTLAFTIFIMLFTALIVVICTTFQLVKASSFFPSKSSSTTNFSSTSDVAPEATIIPFTNGHDLDYNSETRRASKKLYELLTDFDTSYYDDENMILGTIKLTKNVYSRQPYVANGYIGSRIPNTGFGFAYDELNFFSDAPGALNNGWPLRNQRYAGAFVSDFYSLQEKLNSTNFPEIDNIGYSTVLSSIPQWTDLQFSLYNDTIWFNPLEIELDDITNYSQNLSMKDGIVTTEMDWLNNMIHVKSEIWAHRNIHPLGMVTLELSLNVDNLPEGFGQVDINVYDILNFTTSQRTYLKDLGYNENTDNGNGIYMIIEPDNVPYSNAALFSTCSLHSNFTNNNFKFNFTSKEEGYVSQVSQNHLSRDNPKLVIHKYVGIISTEYNTNSENITNIDLATKTATNSKGNYELLKSSHKRAWYALYNDAFIEIPSDALLEMTARSSLYQLLANTRAYNVSSDRGLPIAVSGLSSDSYGGMVFWDADLWIEPAILPFFPQIALNMNNYRNSTHAQAKLNAEQYGFPGAVYPWTSGRYANCTSTGPCIDYEYHINVDIALATFSIYLNGGDGIDDTYLRYTTWPIVRDAAIFFSVYAKYNSTLGVYETYNLTDPDEYANHVNNGAFTNAGIKTLLKWATDIGNHLNEYVDPKWMEISKNILIPRSSSNITLEYSGMNSTVEIKQADVTLMVYPLGYINDESILNNAIKDLYYYSERQSASGPAMTYPVFTAAAAALLNHGSSSQSYLYKSVLPYLRAPFAQFSEQSDDNFLTNGLTQPAFPFLTANGGFLQSILFGLTGIRYSYEVEEDTKNLIRVLKFNPSKLPLLPGGIAIRNFKYMGQTLDIIINDCNGTIVHKSGNESIRIKVPDRQLIRDRDIKVFDRTENALNRRAFDEDAGLSKHATYYTLHPQEEFILQLYTPNLNVEGNLIESKQITNLTAGVPGDVPYSALDGNNFTHWQPINKDFKGKLLIDLGDQNEQEINGGMILWGQRPAKNISISILPHTERIELIFSKVTEILEDPNVLDTKKEIKDFLTSLLENDSPSTAACSNDVLTILNWKNDDFGSIMKQLPDVSSLHENFVTIIDDMEVKPTEPYYHEVMEGTLIELLPSNRTEFKVDYDNVDFNKSVNCFHDISDINGWKKARYIVVSVEGTFDDDDDERGATVKEIVLTS